The region CGTGGGAACGGCGCCCGCGAAACCCGCGCTCTGCACGGTGCTGTCGCCGAACGCCGTCCCGCCGAACTTGATGGTGGCGACGTCGCCGGGCTGGATGTCCGGGGTGACGTTCACACCGGTGCCTGCGCCCCAGCAGACGCCGCCGGGGTGGTTGATCTCGAACGCCACGTCGCCGCCGGAGACGATGCCCTGGGCCGAACCGACGATCTGACCGGCGCGGGTCAGCTCGATGGTGCCGACCTCACCGGCGTGGCTCTGGTAGCCCTCGATCGTGATGAAGTCACGGTTGGGGAAGACGAGCAGGTTGTCGGGCGCCGTGGGAATGGCCGCGAAGGCCGTTCCCGCGGTGAGGACGCCGGCCGTCGTGGCGACGAGCGCGACCGCGGTCAGTCCGGCGAGCGCGCGTCGGCGGCGCCCACGGGGGTGGGGGCCCGGAGCGGTCGCGCCGGGTGGCGGGTGGTGGATCATCGGTGCTCCTCGGCTCCGGGTTCGACCTCGTCACGCCCCTGACAAGGAGCGCAGTCGATGGGATGAGAGTCCGCCGGAAACGCTTTGTTCAGCAGCCGCGAGCGGGGGGTGCAAGCACCCCGCAAATGAGGGACAGGCAGCTCGAGACCATTTCTTTAATTCTCCTTTACCCCGTGCCGCCGATGGAGGACCCGCCGCCGGGTGACGGGCAGACCTACGAGTGGGCGGTCCGGTTCCCGGACAAGGTCCTGCGCGCGGCCCCGATCGCCGGCACCGCGCAGAACACGCCACACGACTACCTGTTCGGGAAGGCGCTGATGGAGGCGTCACGTCCGACCCGGGCTTCGCCGAGGGCGAGTACGAGTCGAACGCAGCCCGGCCTATTCGACCGCTGACCCAGAAGGACCAACTGCTTGGCATTGTATTGGCCGGACGCTACGGATGAGCCTTCTCGGTATGATCGGTCAAGGCAGAATCTCGACGTACCCGTCGGTTCCGTGCACGCGAATCCGCTGCCCATCGGGGATCAGCCGGGTGGCGTCCACCACACCGACGACGGCCGGCAAGCCGTACTCCCGTGCGATCACGGCGCCATGGGTCATCAGGCCTCCCACCTCCGTGACCAGGCCCGTGATCGCCACGAACAGCGGCGTCCAACTGGGGTCCGTGTAGGCCGTGACCAGGATGTCGCCCGCATCGAGATCGGCCTGCGCCATATCCAGGATGACGCGGGCCCGCCCTTCGATGACCCCGGCGGAGACCGGTAGACCGACCAGGGCGCCGGTCGGCACGTCGTCGCGTCGGTACGCCCCGGTGACGACCTCGCCGTCCGATGTGAGCACCCGGGGCGGCGTGAGTGCTCGATACGACCTGAACGCGTCCTTGCGCCGGCGGATGAGCTCGTCATCCACGTGGTTCGTACGCGCGACGTCGTGGAGCTCGGGGAACCTCAGGTAGAAGATGTCTTCCTTCTCACGGAGCACGTGGGCCTGCACGAGGCGCTCGGCCTCTTTCAGCAGGGCCTGCTTGTAGACGAAGTAGCGGCTGACCATGCCGTACTTCGGGTACTCCCGGTACCCGATGAAGGTCCGCACCCGGTCGATCATCTGCTTGGCCTCTTCGGACTTCCGCTCCCCGTCCGGCAGGGCCCGCAAGCGCTCCAGCACGTCCTGTTCCTTCGCCCATGCCTCCTGCCGCCCCTGCTCGAAGCGCCGCGCGCCGGCGCCCGGCTCGAAGTTCTTGATGTTGCCGAGGAGCACGGACACGAGCGTGGAGGGGCGCTCGCTCCACCTCGGCCGCGTGATGTCGATCTCGCCGACGCAGCGCATGCCGTACTTGTCGAGCCACGCCTCGATGGCGTCTCGCGCTTCCCGCCCGCCCGAGAGTTCGGCCAGTTCGTCGAGGAAACCCTCGTCCTCGACGTGGTGCAGAAACGCCACCACGTCCGGATGCGGGCGGATCACGTCCGCGACGTCCAAGAGCGCCAGCCCCATCTCCGAGGTGACGTTGTGGGGAACGGACTGCGTGAGCGTGTCAGCCGCGTTCTTCTCGCCCAGCCACGCCTGCAGCTGATCGTTGAGCCACCACGCGGCCTCCATCGCCGACATGAACACCTGATGGCTCCGCGGATCGAACAGGATCCGCTTCAGCTCCTGGATGTCCTCCTGGATGAAGTCGAGCAGCGCCTCTCCCGACTTCGTCCGGATGTCGCGTTCCGAGGCGGCGATCGATGCCTGGCTGCGCCCGATCAGCTCGGTGACGATGGCCGGATCGGTCTCGATCGGAGCCGGCGCGCCGCCGAACAGTGGCCCGGGGGGACCCTCGTCAGGGAGCGGCCGGATGAAGCCGTCGCGCTCGAGGATGGTCTGCAGCGCGTCCCCGGTCAGCGGATCGGATCTCCCCAGGGCCTCCAGGACGCCGGCGCGGCTCGCCGGCGAGGCCAGCCTCTGGGTGACGTCGACGAACAGGCGGCCGCCGGCCTCGGCCATGGGCGCGGGGGTCGTCATCTGCCAGAAGGACAGCCCGAGGGGCTTCATGGGGTCGGTCATCATCTGCTGATGACCGACGGAGACGTAGACGTGGTTCTCCCGGTCGCCGGACTCGGGGATGGGGAACAGCGTGGTGATCGGCCGGCTCTGAACGATCTGGAAGCCGTCGTCGACCAGGCACCATTCGATGTCCTGGGGGCGGCCGAAGTGCGCTTCGATCCGCCGGCCGAGCTGCGCGAGCCGCACGACCTGCGCATCCGTCAGCGCAGGCTGGTCCTGCAGCTCCGGGTCGATCGCCTGTTCCTGCGTCCCGCCCGCCGGCGAGGCGCGGATGGCGAGCTGCTTGGTGCCGACCGTCTTGGCGACGACCTCGCCGTCGCGCACCTTGTAGACGTCCCCGTTCACCAGGCCGGAGACCAGGGCCTCACCGAGGCCGAAGCCGGCCTCTACGGAGGCGACCCTCCGGTCGGACGTGACGGGGTCGGCCGTGAACAGGATGCCGGCCGCCTGCGGGAAGACCATCTGCTGCACGACCACGGCCATGTGGACCGTACGGTGGTCGATGCCCCTCCGCTGGCGGTAGGTCACGGCCCGCTCGGTGAAGAGCGAGGCCCAGCACCGGCTGACGTGCTGGAGGATCGCGGCCGGGCCCACGACGTTCAGGTAGGTGTCCTGCTGGCCGGCGAAGGAGGCTGTCGGCAGGTCCTCTGCCGTCGCGCTGGATCGGACGGCGTAGGCAGCCTGCTCGCCGAGCTGGGCGAGAGCGCGGGTGATCGCCGCCGCGAGATCGCCAGGGATGGCGATCTCTTCGAGGGTCTGGCGGATCTCCGCGCTGAGCGTGCGGATCGCCTCCCGGTCGTCCGGGTTCAGGCGCGACAGCTGATCGAGCCGATCATCGATCGACGGCGCTTCCGCCATGATCCGTCGGAAGGCGTCCGTCGTCACGCAGAAGCCTGCCGGCACGCGGATGCCGTCGATCCGCGATAGTCCACCCAGGTGCGCGCCCTTGCCGCCGACGACCGCGACCTGCATCTCGTCGACCTCTTGAAGACCCAACACGGACCGCTCGATCATCGCGATACCTCGGAGGCAGCCGTGCTCCGTTGCCCTGCACTGGCCGGTCGAATCACCGCCGTCTCGTGCAGTGTCGAACCTCTTGTTCGGCACGTCCTCATCGCTCGCTGCCTTCCCCCGACCTGTCGGGCGGCGTGCACACGCGCACCTCCCGCGCCCAGCGCCCGCACCGCACCGCCAGTCCCACCAGCGGTTCGTCACCGCGTCCCCCGTCCGCCGACAACAACACACGCACGTCGTGGCCCCATGGCTTCGTCCGTTCTTGGTCAGGCCGCCGATTCTGCGGCCCGACCCGGGTCTTGCCGCAAGCCCCCCGGTGCGCTATAGGTTGAAAGTGGCAGGAGTGAGATCTCCTTGCCTCAGAGCGACCGGCAAATGAGGCCGTCGGCGTGTCGTTCGTCGAGTCCTATCTCTACCTTGCTGCCGCACTGACCGTAATCCGGCGACTGAAACAGCGGGACGCGAAAGCTGAAGGGTCCGAAGTCGACCGCCGGCAAGCGGACCGTTGCTCTACCTGCGGCGCTCCTACCGGAAATCCGAGAGCACCTCGACCGCTACGCGGAGGCCGGACCGCATGACCGAATGTTCATCGGCCCGCAGAAGGCGTCGCCGCGCCGAAGCTCGTTCAACCCGATCTGGAGGAAGGCCCTCAAGGGCTCGCACGCACCTGGGCCGGAGCCTGTGGAGCGGGCGACGGGAATCGAACCCGCGCAGCTACTGTGGAAGGCAGCGGGTCGGGATGCTCCAGCGCTTCTACCAGTACCAACAGTCTCTGCGGGTCCTCCTCTGATGCCTTCTGAGCACCCCCGTGAACTCATGTTCACGCCACATGTGGTTCCACGTGTGAGTCGGTTAATGCGCACCGAAGCCGACTGTCCGGTCCCGCATGCTGGCCGCCCCGATCTCCCCCGAGCGCCTCGAGGAGCACTTCCGCGCCGGCCGCGTGTTGCTTGACGGCGAGCCGGTGGAGAGCCTCGACGTGCTGGCGCCGCTCTACCTGGCCGAGGTGCTCGCCATGGACGTCGCCGAGCTGATCACCATGCTGGCGTCCCATGAAGGCCGCGATCCGCTCGAACGGCTCGACGCGTGGGACCACGACGAGCTCCGCCGTCGATCTGACCGATAGCGTCGGATTCCGGACCTCAGGCCCGGGTATCTGCCTGCGGAATGGGCCCCGGGCGCTGTATCGGTGCGCAGCCGGAGTCGGCCCGCCGCGACGTGGCCGCTCGTAAAGGGGCGAGGCATGGTGAGCCGGCATTGCGCGCCGTCGTGCGGCACGCAAGGGTCCGGCGCGGGCGTGTCGGCCCGCTCACCGAGCTGGTCGAACGGATCATTCAGGAACCGGGACGGGAACGACCGTCAGCCCATCGATTCCCGCGAAGTCATCCGGGTTGCTGGTGTGCACGGGTAAGCCGCGGGCGAGCGCCACCGCGGCGATCATCGCGTCGTACGCGCGCGCCTGGGGCTTGCGCCCGCTGCGCCGCAGCGTGGCGGCCACCCTGCCGAACGCCCGCGCCGCCGCGGCGTCGAAGGGCAACGGGTCGAAGTCTGCCTCGGCCTGCTGCAGGACCGCCTGTCGGGCGGCACGCTCCCGTTCCGAAGTGGCCACCAGCGGGCCTACCGACAACTCCGCGAGCGTGATGGTCGAGATCAGTGGCACGTCGGGCAACGCCGTCGCAGCGGTCAGCCGCGGGAGGTTGATCACCGTGCTGGTGTCCAGGAGCCCCGCCACCGCAGCGGTCACAGCGACGGGTCCAGCACCGCGTCCACGTCGGCACGGAAGGCCTGCGTGTCGACCGCCGGAACCGAGCGCCAGCGCGCCAGCAGCGTGCTTGCCGTGAGCCGAGGACGTGGCAGTGGCCGCAGCTCCCCGACCGGCACCCCGGAACGGGTCACGGTCAATGTCTCGCCATGCTCGACCCGGTCCATCACTTCCCCGCCATGGTTGCGGAGATCGCGGATCGTGACCTCGTCCATGGCATGACTGTATCACGCGTGAGACGCAACTAGTCGTCGACGCTCGCAACTGCCCTCGCGCCCGACCGTCGAGCACGGGCTGGCAGTGTCGTGGAGTTAACTCCGCGCGGGCGTGGGCAGGACCGCTCGAAATTGGTCAAGGAGCGGCACGGTCAGGAACGTCGATGGCTGTGGTGAGCACGGCGGCGATCTGGCGACCGAGTTCGTCCGGCATGGCGGAGCCCGCCGGCCGGTACCACTTGTAGCAGCGCCCCCGAGGGTGCAGTGTGCTGCTCCCGGGAGCAGGGATCGGCTGAAGTCCGAGATGGCCCGGGCCTCCTCGGCGAGCGCGATCCAGGCGCGGGAGCGCGAGATCCTCAAAGGCGCTCCTCTAACCAGAGTCGGGCTTGGTGAATGCCCGTCGGCTGCACACGAGCAACTCGCGTACCGCGGGGCCGCTCGTGCTCTTCCAGATCAGGGCGAGCAGGGCGGGTGTTTCGACGTCGTCGATGGTGCGGGCAGTGAGCCGATCGCGGTAGTGCGCGGCCATCGAGTCGCTGAGGATGGCGACGGCGAGTCCGCGGGTGGCGAGGTCGGCGATGGC is a window of Pseudonocardia sp. T1-2H DNA encoding:
- the rph gene encoding rifamycin-inactivating phosphotransferase produces the protein MIERSVLGLQEVDEMQVAVVGGKGAHLGGLSRIDGIRVPAGFCVTTDAFRRIMAEAPSIDDRLDQLSRLNPDDREAIRTLSAEIRQTLEEIAIPGDLAAAITRALAQLGEQAAYAVRSSATAEDLPTASFAGQQDTYLNVVGPAAILQHVSRCWASLFTERAVTYRQRRGIDHRTVHMAVVVQQMVFPQAAGILFTADPVTSDRRVASVEAGFGLGEALVSGLVNGDVYKVRDGEVVAKTVGTKQLAIRASPAGGTQEQAIDPELQDQPALTDAQVVRLAQLGRRIEAHFGRPQDIEWCLVDDGFQIVQSRPITTLFPIPESGDRENHVYVSVGHQQMMTDPMKPLGLSFWQMTTPAPMAEAGGRLFVDVTQRLASPASRAGVLEALGRSDPLTGDALQTILERDGFIRPLPDEGPPGPLFGGAPAPIETDPAIVTELIGRSQASIAASERDIRTKSGEALLDFIQEDIQELKRILFDPRSHQVFMSAMEAAWWLNDQLQAWLGEKNAADTLTQSVPHNVTSEMGLALLDVADVIRPHPDVVAFLHHVEDEGFLDELAELSGGREARDAIEAWLDKYGMRCVGEIDITRPRWSERPSTLVSVLLGNIKNFEPGAGARRFEQGRQEAWAKEQDVLERLRALPDGERKSEEAKQMIDRVRTFIGYREYPKYGMVSRYFVYKQALLKEAERLVQAHVLREKEDIFYLRFPELHDVARTNHVDDELIRRRKDAFRSYRALTPPRVLTSDGEVVTGAYRRDDVPTGALVGLPVSAGVIEGRARVILDMAQADLDAGDILVTAYTDPSWTPLFVAITGLVTEVGGLMTHGAVIAREYGLPAVVGVVDATRLIPDGQRIRVHGTDGYVEILP
- a CDS encoding type II toxin-antitoxin system VapC family toxin → MTAAVAGLLDTSTVINLPRLTAATALPDVPLISTITLAELSVGPLVATSERERAARQAVLQQAEADFDPLPFDAAAARAFGRVAATLRRSGRKPQARAYDAMIAAVALARGLPVHTSNPDDFAGIDGLTVVPVPVPE
- a CDS encoding type II toxin-antitoxin system Phd/YefM family antitoxin, translated to MDEVTIRDLRNHGGEVMDRVEHGETLTVTRSGVPVGELRPLPRPRLTASTLLARWRSVPAVDTQAFRADVDAVLDPSL